The following proteins come from a genomic window of Lolium rigidum isolate FL_2022 chromosome 5, APGP_CSIRO_Lrig_0.1, whole genome shotgun sequence:
- the LOC124656359 gene encoding uncharacterized protein LOC124656359, translating to RAMDPGPSSASADPSPPEEEEEEEEGGSSSGSRWVVVPGSEVLGADAPKVVGWEELQQELARLWSLSAALAAARDRKAGLAARLESALQARKTFLQQDNELAEMRQRVQSRADFLGELRMQTKELSANVEDRREQLCVKIRTLTVADKTAGAAQSKLQEPGALLSGDCGHGRLKSLERMLRMRQQYMIGQVAQIYPVRHLKEHSPIVKPGLNSSVVRPGDADAISPNGSQNGQTALAILGLQLSKLSIKKTSYFSDKTEIQKSATLLGYVAHAVSLIASYLDVPLRYPLRLGGSHSYIVDHAPSVDPSIAPGVSSSTPSSTSMSMRATEFPLFFEGQETTRSSYAIFLLNKDIEQLLNHIGVESLGPRHVLANLKQLTTIVQSQQYISG from the exons CGGGCCATGGACCCGGGGCCCTCGTCCGCGAGCGCTGACCCGtccccgccggaggaggaggaggaggaggaggaagggggcagcagcagcggcagcaggTGGGTGGTCGTGCCGGGGAGCGAGGTGCTGGGCGCCGACGCGCCCAAGGTCGTCGGCTGGGAGGAGCTGCAGCAGGAGCTCGCGCGCCTCTGGAGCCtctccgccgcgctcgccgcaGCCAGGGACCGCAAGGCTGGCCTCGCCGCGCGCCTCGAGTCCGCGCTCCAG GCAAGAAAGACATTTCTCCAGCAGGATAATGAGTTGGCTGAAATGAGGCAGAGGGTGCAGTCACGTGCTGATTTTTTGGGGGAGTTGAGAATGCAAACCAAGGAACTGTCTGCCAATGTTGAGGATCGAAGGGAGCAACTTTGTGTCAAGATCAGAACGCTGACAGTAGCAGACAAAACTGCCGGCGCAGCACAAAGTAAATTGCAG GAACCTGGTGCATTGTTGTCAGGGGATTGTGGCCATGGTCGTCTTAAAAGTCTGGAACGAATGTTGCGGATGAGACAGCAATACATGATAGGACAAGTTGCTCAGATATATCCTGTGCGGCACTTGAAGGAGCACTCTCCCATAGTCAAGCCTGGATTGAACTCCAGCGTTGTTAGACCAG GAGATGCTGATGCAATTTCGCCTAATGGCTCCCAAAACGGACAAACAGCTTTGGCCATTTTGGGTCTACAGTTATCAAAGCTTTCTATAAAAAAGACCAGCTACTTCAGTGACAAGACAGAGATTCAGAAATCTGCTACTCTTCTCGGATATGTTGCACAT GCAGTCTCCCTTATTGCATCATATCTTGATGTTCCTCTTCGATATCCACTACGGTTGGGAGGTTCACATTCGTATATTGTTGATCATGCCCCTTCAGTTGACCCATCTATAGCCCCGGGAGTAAGTTCTTCTACCCCTTCGAGCACGAGCATGAGCATGAGGGCAACGGAATTCCCTCTGTTTTTTGAaggccaagaaacaacaagatcatCATATGCTATATTCTTGTTAAACAAG GATATTGAACAACTTCTGAACCACATTGGTGTTGAAAGTCTTGGCCCAAGACATGTATTAGCTAACCTCAAGCAGCTAACAACAATCGTCCAGTCACAACAATACATTTCTGGTTGA
- the LOC124656360 gene encoding uncharacterized protein LOC124656360 — protein sequence MNKFKQMAKDLGTNNLVLHTKRMVDSSVEVGYQSACDYPLVLGAGILLLLLHRICPPLLAFLVSSSPLLLLTGLLLGALLSYGEPSSPSVIGEEASQTLSVKSEVSVADCSVEGDENVTVETHSEKSSAGFYISERTPSTYTHDIHWEETNVTFLAANTVLSTESTQMSVIAGREMHVEEISEKAELQEFESSNTDSGNYEAHNNYQLGESMSQCWKSADRQDPCYDSESDLTDESSSPDASITDIIPMLEELHPLIDMGTGHPALASRDNLNSSSDDDEYDLEEDDDDTSDDEDEGEEDEKDDGRNQEDVMGNSSRVDGLMELQRAKNILKFELDHRLMDLQTADATEKLKEASRFYVQVPSISTPRGKPFDPSCVLDEVIELPQIPDSAPSVLLPSQNLFDDHDSRLQETWTPRLYSPVTQLKHGNLHGRHSTKPHHNGMKVEKGDISGEDAHRSSSGIDAAELGKDGKLSQEERAGEEIKMLSAASSGADVFKLDNERHEVNKNADFSDDVNSFSITENGSGTSEAKDSVIAGSEESTLCCLSKANNSEQHVVQANSIDEVNSLFRCRMEEVLVQSVSEPIIGQPLTVKLEDELSDPALSSDSGAIQEKPGEEVFPAAGENSPELTIGDGSRELLTVENQQIADNSGLHVMEIISAEEMKTLFKQLENVPHDSSGHTLSQEDTGGSASNMLPLETKPIEEVGSALEELNSGHSKMETSQDGEGDLKPFELNSPLQVKEAETLDQDSHCDTLETGTEVTKLEDSAEKPKSVVEGRHEEDA from the exons ATGAACAAATTTAAGCAGATGGCAAAGGATCTTGGTACGAACAACCTTGTTCTGCACACCAAGAGAATGGTGGATTCCTCCGTCGAAGTCGGCTATCAATCTGCGTGTGATTATCCTTTGGTACTCGGCGCAGGAATTTTGTTGCTGCTTCTGCACAGGATCTGTCCTCCTCTGCTTGCTTTCCTAGTGTCTTCCTCTCCACTCTTGCTGTTAACCGGGCTTCTTCTTGGAGCCCTTTTGAGTTATGGTGAACCAAGTAGCCCCTCGGTGATTGGGGAGGAAGCATCACAGACTTTGTCCGTCAAATCCGAAGTTTCTGTTGCTGACTGCTCAGTCGAGGGAGATGAAAATGTTACTGTCGAGACTCACTCGGAGAagagtagtgcaggattttatatCTCTGAGAGAACCCCTTCTACTTACACACATGACATTCACTGGGAAGAAACAAATGTCACGTTTTTGGCTGCTAATACTGTTCTTAGCACAGAGTCTACCCAGATGAGTGTCATTGCGGGAAGAGAAATGCATGTTGAGGAAATCAGTGAGAAGGCTGAGCTGCAAGAATTTGAGAGCAGCAATACTGACAGCGGTAATTATGAAGCACACAACAATTATCAGTTGGGTGAATCCATGAGTCAATGCTGGAAGTCTGCTGATAGGCAGGATCCTTGTTATGACTCTGAATCTGATCTTACTGATGAAAGTTCTTCTCCTGATGCATCGATAACTGACATTATCCCGATGCTTGAAGAGCTGCACCCACTGATAGACATGGGGACAGGTCACCCCGCCTTGGCCTCCAGGGACAACTTGAATTCTTCATCAGATGACGATGAATATGACcttgaggaggatgacgatgacaccTCAGACGATGAAGATGAAGGCGAGGAAGACGAGAAAGATGATGGAAGAAATCAGGAGGATGTTATGGGAAATAGTAGCAGGGTAGACGGTCTGATGGAGTTGCAAAGAGCAAAAAATATCCTGAAGTTTGAACTTGACCATAGGCTAATGGATTTGCAAACCGCTGACGCAACAGAAAAATTGAAGGAGGCATCACGTTTTtatgtccaggttccatccatttCAACACCGAGGGGGAAACCATTTGATCCTTCATGTGTCTTGGACGAAGTGATTGAGTTACCCCAGATACCTGATTCAGCGCCATCCGTCCTCCTTCCAAGCCAAAACCTATTTGACGACCATGACAGTCGATTGCAAGAAACTTGGACTCCTCGTTTGTACTCTCCAGTAACGCAGCTTAAGCATGGAAACTTGCATGGGCGGCACTCTACTAAACCGCATCACAATGGCATGAAAGTGGAGAAAGGTGATATCAGTGGAGAAGATGCTCATCGTAGTTCCTCAGGCATTGATGCTGCTGAGCTAGGGAAGGATGGCAAGTTATCACAGGAAGAGCGTGCAGGCGAAGAAATCAAAATGCTAAGTGCAGCAAGTTCAGGTGCGGATGTGTTTAAATTAGATAATGAAAGGCATGAAGTCAATAAGAATGCTGATTTCAGTGATGATGTAAATTCCTTTTCTATCACGGAAAATGGATCTGGCACTTCAGAAGCAAAGGATTCAGTTATTGCAG GTAGTGAGGAATCGACATTGTGCTGTCTATCCAAAGCAAATAATTCAGAGCAACATGTCGTCCAAGCGAATTCCATCGATGAAGTTAACTCTTTATTCAGGTGCCGCATGGAAGAAGTACTAGTGCAGTCAGTTTCAGAGCCCATCATCGGACAACCCTTGACAGTTAAACTCGAAGATGAATTGAGTGACCCGGCGTTATCTTCAGATTCTGGGGCGATTCAAGAAAAACCAGGTGAAGAAGTATTTCCTGCAGCAGGTGAGAATAGTCCAGAACTGACAATTGGAGATGGATCCAGAGAACTGTTAACTGTAGAAAATCAGCAGATTGCAGATAATTCTGGCCTCCATGTTATGGAGATAATTTCAGCTGAAGAGATGAAAACACTATTCAAGCAACTCGAAAATGTGCCCCATGATAGCTCAGGGCACACACTTTCTCAAGAAGATACCGGGGGAAGTGCTTCTAACATGCTACCTCTTGAAACAAAGCCCATTGAAGAAGTCGGGTCCGCTTTAGAGGAGTTAAACTCTGGCCATAGCAAAATGGAAACGTCTCAGGATGGTGAGGGAGATCTGAAGCCATTT